GCCGGTCCTCGGCCGCCCCGACGACCTGGTGACAGTCGATCTGGAGCGCTTTGCGACCCGATTCAAAGGCGAAATCCTCACGGGCCGGCTGCTGGGCGACCACCTGGTGCCCTATTTCGAACGCCGCGAGATCACCAACCCGGCGCTTTTTGGGACTCGCGCCAAGCCCATTGCCTGGGTAGCGGACCCCCTGGATCTTTTTTTCCTTCAAGTTCAGGGCTCCGGTCAAATTGCGCTCCAGGACGGCAGCCGTTTGCGCGTCCAGTACAATGGCACAAACGGCCATCCCTACCGCAGCATCGGACGCCACCTGATCGAGACCGGCAAAATTCCGCGCGAAGAAATGTCCATGCAGCGCATCCGGTCCTACCTCAGGGCGCATCCGGAAGAAATCGAACCCGTGCTGAACCACAACCCCAGCTTCGTTTTCTTCAGAATCGGGGAAGACGGCCCCCTTGGCGCGCTCAACGTGCCCCTCACCCCGGGGCGCTCCATCGCACTGGATCGCCGCATCTTCCCACCGGCGGCCCTGTGCTTCATTCAAAGCCAGAAGCCGGTGACCGACGGCACCGGACAGATTGTCGACTGGCGGCCTTTTTCCCGATTCGTCCTGAACCAGGACACCGGCGGTGCGATTCAGGGTCCCGGACGAGCCGACCTCTTCTGGGGAAGCGGCGCCATCGCAGAGATCTCGGCCGGTCACCTGCAACACCCCGGCAGCCTTTTCATTCTGGTTCTGAACCAAGACCGGCCCCGGTCTTGAGCTGCCCGAAGCCATCTGCCGCCGGCGGCGGATGGCGCAAGACGCCGTTTTCGGGCGCTTTTCCACCGCATCCGGCCGCCCGGATTCGGTTGACACGGTGGGCTAAAGTCAGTAAGGAAACAGCTCGTCCTCATCTTTTGCCACAAGGAGCACCCCATGTTTGGCATCGGCATGCCTGAACTGCTTCTCATTTTAGCCGTCGCCCTGATCGTCATCGGTCCCAAGAAGCTTCCGGACCTGGCGCGCTCCCTCGGCCGGGCGATGGGGGAGTTCAAAAAAGCCACGGCCGAACTCAAGGAAAGCATCCAAATCGATTCCGAGTTGAAAGACGTCAAGCAGGCCTTCGACGAGATGAACGCCCCGGGCCCGAAGCAGCAGGCAAACACCCAGGCGGTCGAGACCCATGACGCGCGGCCCGAGGGCGACACCCCGGCACCATCCAACGCCGCAGGCGGGCCCGGGGAGGCAGGCCCCCAAACGACGCCAAAAGAGGCCCCCAAAGATGCGTGAGGAAGATAAAATTCCTTTTACCGCGCATCTCGAGGAGCTGCGAAAAAGGCTGATCGTCTGTTTCATCGCGGTAGGGATCGGTTTTGTGGGGGCTTACGGCTTCAAGGAAAAGCTGTTCCAGGTGCTCACCGCCCCCCTCGTCAGGGTCATGGAAAGCGGCGACACCCTGATCTTCACCAACCTGCCGGAAGCTTTTTTCACCTATCTTAAGGTGTCTTTTTTGGCTGGCTTGCTGCTGGCCTCACCCGTTATTCTCTACCAATTCTGGATGTTCGTGGCCCCTGGGCTCTACCAGCGGGAGCGCCGGGTGCTGCTGCCCATCGTCTTTCTCTCGACCCTCTTTTTTCTGGGCGGTTCGCTCTTCGGCTATTTCATCGTTTTCCCCTGGGGGTTTCAGTTTTTCTTGGGCTTTGCCACCGAAACCATCCGCCCCCTGCCCTCCATGCGGGAGTATCTCAGCTTTTCTGCCAAGCTCCTGCTGGCCTTCGGGGTGGTGTTTGAGATGCCGCTGGTGCTGACCGCGATGGCCCGTCTGGGGATCGTCTCGGTTGATTTTCTCAAAAAAAACCGAAAATACGCGATTTTGCTTTTCTTCACCGGCGCCGCAATCCTGACCCCGCCGGACGTGATCACCCAGATCATGATGGCCCTTCCGCTGATGCTGCTCTATGAGGTCAGCATCATCGGCGCCCGCATCTTTGCCCCCAAGAAGAAGCCGACCGAAAACGAAGAGGCGGAGGCCCCCGAAAAGGACTGAGGGCTGTCCTGGAGTGTTTTATGGAACCTTAAAGGCGTAAGGCCGGAGAAGAGGTTTGACGTTGACAGATTCCGGTGCGCTTGCTAACGTGAACGCATCCGATGATGTTCGGGATACAGGGAACCCTAAGAGAAGGAGGTCATGGTGTTGAAGAAAAAACAAGCTTTCACTATCGCAGCGCTCGTGGGTCTGGCGACAGTCTTCATCGCCGCGGGGATTTACGCCGGAACCGCCGTTCCCGAAACAATCACGATGCAGAACAAAGCCTATGAGAAGCACACCAAGGGCATCGTCGAATTCAGCCACAAAAAACACGTCGCGGAGTACAAGGCCGCATGCGGCGACTGCCATCACGATGACCAAGGCAAACCGCTCACCGGCCTCAAGGAGGGGGACAACGTCGAGACGTGCATCACCTGCCACAAAATACCCGGCACGGTGCCCGGGAAGCTTAAAAAGGAGTGGCGGGAAACCAAAGTGCCCAAGGCCGAGCAGGAAAAGCGCGAACTGGAGTACCACGCCGAGGCTTTGCACCAAAACTGCATCACCTGCCACAAGGATTTCAACAAGAAAAACAATACCAAAGCCGCACCGGTGACCTGCACCACCTGCCATCCCAAGCAGGGCTAAGCACAAGGGTCCCTTCAGCAGCGCGCGGGGCAGGGTGACTCACGCCTCAAGTGCGCGCAAAATCAACGCGGGGTGCCCCCCTTTTTACGGGGCGGGGCACCCCGTTGTTTTTTGCGCTGGTAGGCGCGGGCGTTTCTGACCATGGCCTTGGCCCAGACCGGGGTTCCCAGGGCATGCAGATGGGTGTAGGTGGCCAGAACATTTTTATGGCAAATGCCGTCGCGCTTCCCCACGACCCCCACCCCTTTTTTCATTCGAAAAACCGTGCGCCGGTCGGACCCGTCACATTGCAGCACGTGGGAGTAATGGAATTCGTGCCCTCTGAGTTCGGTGCCCACCGCAAAAAAGGGGTTTTCGGCCTCGACGCTGACAATCGTGTACCCGTGCCCCTGGGGCTTCTCCGAAAACCCGAAGACGATCGGCAGCACCCCGGCCATGGGGTAGGCGCGGCCCGCCATCACCAACTCACGGCCGAGATACATCAGCCCACCGCACTCGGCGTAAATGGGAAGGCCGTCCTCCGCCAGATCTTTGAGCAAGTCCCGGAAGGTCCGATTTTCAGAAAGCTCCTGGACGTGGGTTTCCGGAAATCCGCCCCCGATGTAGAGTCCGTCCAAGGCCGGCAACCGGGTGTCCCGCAGCGGGCTGATATAAACCAGGTCGGCCCCCTCGGAAACCAGCGCGTCTAAATTTTCGGGGTAGTAGAACTGGAAGGCGGAATCCCGGATAATTCCGATGCGCGGACGCACCGGCACGGCTGCGTCTTCAGGTGGGGTCGATTTCACCCCGGGAGCGGCGCTTTCCTGCAAGTTGGGAGGAGCTGAAAAAGCGTGCTTCGGGATCGGGCGGCAGCCATCGGCCGCCAGGCATTCGATGGCCTTTAAATCCAGGTGGGTGCGGGCGATTTGGGCGGCTGCCGCAATGGAGTCCCGGGCCCAGCCGTGTTCCGGGGTCGGCACCAGCCCCATGTGTCTTTCCGGAAAAGACTGGCGGTCCAATTTGGGAAGGGCCCCCACGACGGGGACCCCGCAGAGGGATTCGATGCTGCTGCGCAGGGTGCGTTCGTGCCGTGCACCCGCCACCCGGTTGAGCACCACCCCCTTGATATTGACCTCCGGGTCGAAGTGCTGGCAACCCAGCACGACAGCCGCCATCGTGCGGGTGGACTTGGTGCAGTCGATGCAGAGAATTACCGGCGCCTGCAGCAGTTTGGCCAACTCCGCGGTGCTGGTGGCCCCGCCGCTGTCAATGCCGTCGAACAGACCGCGGTTGCCCTCCACCACGGCGATGTCGGCTGATTGGGCGTGTTTTAAAAATGAGGCGCGGACGTCTTCCTTGGAGGCTAAAAAGGTGTCCAGATTGTAGCAGGGCCGGCCGGCCGCAAGGGCAAGCCAGCCCGCATCAATGTAATCTGGACCTTTTTTGAAAGGGGCAACTGTTTTTCCGCCGTGGGTCAGCGCTGCGATGATGCCGATGGACAGGATGGTCTTTCCCGAACCCCCGCGCAAGGCTGAAATGACGATTCTGGGAAATTCTATTTGTTCAGAGGCCATAAAAGTCTTGATGGGCCACGCAAGAGACCGCCGGGGGGGAGTTAATCCTCGTGCTCGGCCCCAGCCTGCTTGCCGGCCCCTTTAAGGCCATACATGGAGGTACTGCCGCTGGACCAGTATTCCAGGATACCGTCGGTCACCATCTTGTTGACAACTTTTTTGGCTTCCCGCGGTTTGAGATCCAGGATTTTGGAGAGGTCATTGAAATAAAACTTTGATTTGCTTTTGGATTTCTTTTTCAGTTCTTCAACGATTTTTTCGCACTGTTCGGCGTATTCCATGATGATGCCTCTTTTCTTTGGGAATCGGGGGGTGCGACAGCGCACCCCCCGAAAGGGTTTACCGCTTAAAACTTGAAGTTCGAGGTCTGGCGCCAGGTATAGTAGGCGGGATCACGGAAATCATCGATCAGGTGGTGGGTAAACTCCAACTCACACTTCTCGAAGAATCTCTCCCATCCGATCCGCTCGGCCCACTCGCCCAGGCGCTCGTATTTGTTGGCGCCGGCGGCATAGGTTTCGACGATCTTTTTGATGGTATCCGTCATGGTTGGCCAACGCGGCATCTCGTTGGGGATGAAGGCCACGACAACCTTGGAGAATTTCGGGTTGCTGACGCGGTTGGAGACTTTGCCACCCACCATCAGCACGATCCCGTCACCTTCGGTGTCGGCCAGGGGCATGGACGGGCACATGGTGTAGCAGTTGCCGCAGAACATGCAGCGGGACTCGTTTACGGCCACCGAGTTGACCTTGGTGCCGTTGGGCAGCTCGATCTTGGCGGGCTTGATGGCCGCGGTGGGACAGGCGGCGATCGCCAGCGGGATTTCGCACATCTTGTCCAGGTACTCGTGGTCCAGGATCGGCGGCTTGCGGTGGTAGCCGAGGATCGCGATGTCCGAGCAGTGAACCGCGCCGCACATGTTCAGGCAGCAGGCCATGGAGACCCGTACATGGGCCGGCATGCGGTGCTGCTGGAAATCCTCGAAGAGCACATCCATGGTCGCCTTGACGGTGCCGGAGGCATCCGTGGCGGGGGTGTGGCAGTGGATCCAGCCCTGGGTGTGGACGATATTGGAAATCCCGGCGCCGGTGCCGCCGATGGGAAACTTGAAGCTGCCGCCGTCGAACTTCCGGCTTTCCAGGTCCTTTTTGAGGGGCTCGATCTTGTCCTTGCTGTCCACCATGAACTCGATGTTGTTGCGGGTGGTGAAGCGCAGGTAGCCGTCGCAGTGTTTGTCGGCGATTTCGCAGATTTCGCGGATATGGGTGACGCTCATAAGACGGGCGCCGCCGCAGCGCACAGTGTAGACCTCATCGCCGGATTCAGCGACGTGCACCATGATGCCCGGCTGGAGGTATTCGTGATACAACCATTTTCCCTTGTTGTTGGCGATCACCGGCGGATAGAACTCGTCGTACTTGCGCGGTCCGATATCGGTGATCCGGTTTTCCATCGGTTTGTCCGGGTTATACCCTGATGAGATAAATGCCATGGTGTTTCCCCCCCTTTTTTATCTGAGATGGTGTTTTCTGAATTCGTTGATGTCACGCTGCCAGCCGCCTTCCACCTCTTCTTCCTTCCAGAAGATGTACGGGTTGGTGCGCGGCTCCTGAACGTGCTGCGGAACAGGATCGATTCCGGTGACTTCCAGCAGTTTCTGGAAGCCCTGGCGCTTGATCAATTCACCCAAGCGCTCACGGTTTTTGCCCTCTTCCATCCACCAATCCCAGATCGCTTCAATCACCTCTTTGATTTCGTCATAGGGGTCTTCGGCCTTGATGAACGGGACCAGCAGGGAGCCCATCTGGGCGCCGTCGAGGATCGGGGCCTTGGCACCCACCAGAATCGAGAGTCCGGTGTCTTTGCCGATTCTCAGCGCTCTGGGCATGACGTTAATGCAGTGCATGCAGCGGGTGCATTCGCGGTTGTCGATCTTGAGTTTGCCGTCTTCCATCCACATGCACTTAGTGGGGCAAAGGTCGATGACTTCCTTCTGGATGTCGAACGGGCCCCAGTCACGGCCGGAGTGGGCGCCGCCGTTTGAGGGGATTTCACCGCCGATGTATGCCTGAACCGCTTCCTGATCGATGCGGATGTCATCCTTCCAGGTCCCGATGAAGGACATGTCGGCGCGGGCGATGGAGGCCACGCAGCAGTTGGGGCAGCCGTCAAACTTGAACTTGAATTTATAGGGGAAAGCCGGGCGATGCAGCTCATCCTGGTATTCCAGGGTGAGGTGATGGCACAGGTCCTGGGTGTCGTAGCAGGCGTACTCGCAACGGGCCTTGCCGATGCAATCCGCAGGGGTTCGCAGGTTGGAGCCGGAGCCGCCGAGGTCCTGGTTGAGGTTGTGGGTCAGCTCGAAGAAGACTTCCTCAAGCTGGGGGGTGGTGGTGCCCAGGAAGATGATGTCCCCGGTGGAGCCGTGCATGTTGGTGATGCCACTGCCGCGAAGGTCCCAGAGATCGCATATTTGGCGGAGATATTCGGTGGTGTAAAACTTACCGGCCGGCTGGGCGACCCGCATTGTGTGGAAATGCGCGACACCGGGGAACAGGGCCGGTTGGTCGCAGTAACGGCCGATGACACCGCCGCCGTATCCGAAAACCCCCACGATACCGCCGTGCTTCCAGTGGGTTCTTCCGTGCTTGTAGGACAATTCCAGTACGCCCAAGAGGTCATCAACGGCATCGACGGGAATCTGAAAATCAACTTTGTCGGGATTTTTGGCTCTTTTTTCGGCCTCCTGCTTTAAGTCGGACACAAAGCTTGGCCATGGACCGCTTTCAAGCTCGTCCAGCATAGGAGTGGGGTGTTTTGCCATCTTAATTTCCTCCATTTCGTTGAGTTTTAACCTCTGACCAACCAAAAACGAATCGCCTCCTCCAAGGGTTTCGGGTCACCTCCTCTCATGAAAAAAAGTCGTTTTTTTATAAGGGGGTTACGTTGTATCTCAGGCATGCGATTATTGATTTTTAAAGGTTTTGATATAGAATTTATTAGCTGAGTTGTCAATAAAAAAGGCTTTGATTCACGCGCTTAAGCCCCGCGGTCCACCCCCTGGCGATGTTGACCCAGCATATTGTTGGCGCCTTCTGAAAATTTCCTTCATGTAGTGTCTGCCGGTTCACAGGCAAGCCGCTGCAACTCGTCAAAGATGAGCCGCGAATGGTCCTCCAGGTGCTTGCTGACAAGGGAAAACTCCGGCGTCCGGTGGTCCAGGGTTTCAAGGACCGCCTTGAAAAAATCTTCGATCTCTTCCCGGGAAAAGGCCCCCAAGTAGTCCAGGAAACGGGTGGGAAGCAGCGGGTGTTTTTTTTTCAGCCCCATTAAAACCCCTTTCAGGGTTTCAGCGACCGCGAGATCATCGGACCAGACCAGGTTTCCCACCCCTTCCAGGCGGTCCAGCCGGGTTTGAATGGAGAGCCTCGCCAGAAAAAAAAACAGGACTTCCGCCAGCGATTCGGCCGCGACTTGCGGCCGGCTTACGATCGGCGAAAACTGGCGGGCGGTGATGAGCCTCAGCGCCACGCCGCCGTTTTGGCATTGGACAACAAAATCACCGGCGGCGTGATGCCAGGGAAAGATATCGCGGGAGCTTGACAGATCGAAATATGCGGTCAGAATCAGCGCGACCTGACGATAGAGCCGACGGGTCTGCGCTTGGGAGAGGAAAAAAACACCGTTGCGGGCGTCCCAGACCAGGATCCCGAGTCCCCCGTCGGCGGGGTGACGGGTCAGGTGAAATTCACTGAAGTCCGTGAACCATTCTCCCAGAAACAGCAGCCAGCGTCTTGCCCCCGGGCCGCCACCCTCCCCGAAGCCGTAAACCTGCGGCAGGTAGCCATCCGGCAAAAAACGGTTCAACTCCTCCAGCAGCGCAAATTCCCCCTGGATCGCAGCATTGCCGGCAGGGGACACCGCGACGTTCAGCACGAAGGATTCCTTGAAATCCGCCCCGATCACCTCGATCCGGGCGGGGTGGTAGAAGGCGCCGTGTTTTTCCAGGAAAACCAGAATTTCAGAGAAATCCAGGCACTCCGGGGACCGTTGCCGACGCAATCCCACCGCCGCCCGCAACCGCTGGAAACCGCGCCGGGAGAGAAAATCGGTGACGGCCTGGAAGTAGGCCCCGTAGGTCGCCTCCGGATCCACTGGGGCACCGGTGCCCTGGGATCGGGTAAAGCGGCTCTGGGGCAGCGGCGTACGCCACATGCTGTCCGTTTGACCCAGAGAGGAGCGCCGGCCGCTGAGATAAAAACGAAACCGTGGGCTCACGGCCGCACGGGGTGGAGCGGACGGCCAGCTCCCCCCCGCAGCGGGGTCGAACCTCGGCCGCTCAGATGGGAGCCGGTTTGGCTCGCAACCTGCCGCTTTACTGGCATTTTTCGGCAATATCCTTGATGATTTCGGGCGCCACCTGATAGCCGAGTTCAATCGCCTTGTCGCAATGCTGCTTGGCCAGATCAAACGACCCCTTCTGAAGATAAGCGATTGCCAGATTGTTGTGGGCGACGGGGAAATTGGGCTCCAGCTTGATGGCCTTCAGCCCGGCCTCGATGCTTTGGTCCACGAGGCCCTTCATCAGATAGGCGCTGGCAAGGGTGGTAAAGGCCTGCAAAAAGCGGAAATTGAATGCCGTCGCACGCTCGAGTGCTTGAATTGCCTTGTCGACATTGCCCTTTTGGAGTTGAACAAAACCGATGTTGCCGTAGCCTTCGGAGAAGCCCGGACGCGCTTTGACGGCTTTCTGATTGAAATCCAGACACCCGTCCAGATCTCCGTCCTTCAGACGGATGCCACCCAGCAGGACGTAGGCCTCGGCCAGGGAGGGGCTGCATTCGATCGCCTTGAAAAGCGCCTGTTCGGCTTCAGCGTATTGTTTCTGCCCCAGCAAGCCGACTGCCAGATTATAGTGGGAGGTGCCGCAATCGGGATTGGCGGCGATCGCGGCGCGCTGCTGGGAAATATAATCGTTGACGTTCTTGGGTTTCTCAACTTCCATAACCATTCCTTTCATAACCTGCATGTGGTTTTGAGGCTAGTATGAAATAAAAAGCTTGTCAATAAAAATCAAAATCGCGGGTTCGCCAAATGATCGCTTGCCGGTGATGACTTTTTTTCTTGACAAAAACTTTTAATTTTTCTTATTTTTTTTAAAAACTTACTTAAACAGAATCGCAGCCTTTGGGTGGCGCCGTGAAAGCCGGGCGCAACGAGGAATCGAGATGAAACCAGGATGCTACACTGCAATCGTGACCCCTTTTCTGGACGGCCAGGTTGATTACGCGGGTCTGGAAAAACTGGTCGATTTTCAGATCGCAAACGGGGTCACCGGTATACTGGCGGTTGGCACCACCGGCGAAAGCCCTTCGCTTGCCTGGGATGAACACCACCGGGTGACAGCCCATGTGGTGGAAAAAACCCAAGGCAAATGTCTCGCCATTGCCGGCACCGGCAGCAACAATACCCAAGAGGCGCTGGCCGCAACCCGCCACGCGGTGGAAACCGGTGCCGACGCCGTCCTTTTGGTGGACCCCTATTACAACGGCCCCAGCTCCCTGGAAATCCGGCGCGAGTATATCGGCCCCATCGCCGCGGCATTTCCCGGCGTTGACGTCATTCCCTACGTCATTCCGGGCCGCACCGGTGCCCAACTGCTGCCGGAGGACCTGGGGCTGCTGTCGCAGAAGTTCAAAAATGTCCGGACGGTCAAGGAGGCCACCGGAAGCCTTGAAAACATGCGCCGGACCCGTTCGGTTTGCGGCCGTGATTTCACGATCCTCTCCGGCGACGACGCCCTCACCTACACGGTGATGACCGATCCGCTGATCCTGGCGGCGGGCGTTATTTCCGTGATCAGCAACGTCGCTCCGGCGGCGGTGAGCGAAATGGTAGGGCTTCTGCTGAACGGAGACAAGACCCAGGCCGAAAAGCGGATGCGCCTGCTGGAACCGCTTTTCAATCTGGTAACCGTCAAGACTACCGAGAAAACCCCCTTTGGGGAGGTGGTCTGCCGCGCCAGAAACCCCCTGGCGCTCAAAACCCTCATGGCGGTGCTGGGAATGCCCGCCGGCAGCTGCCGACAACCGTTGGGCAAAATGACCGCCAACGGCCTTGAAACGGTTCTCGGGGCAGCCAGGAAGGTATTCGCGGCTGACCCGCGGGTGTTTCAGCCGGTGGCCGACTTTTTCGGGGTCGACGTGGAGGCGCGCTTGAATTCCCTTAATTTCAGAATGGGCCTCAGCTACGAGACCTATTAGGCCTAAAGCCCGCCCGGTCGCTCCAGGCGGGTTCTTGAATGCAGCGGGGCGTATTCCCCTGGGTCCGGGAAGGCGCCCCGTAGTATTTCAAAATCACCCGGCGATCGGCGAATCTGGCCGGCTGCCGAGCCACCCCCGCCGACTCAGGACGGGCTTCTCAGCTTAAACGACCCCTCCTTGAACAGGAGCCATTTCAGCCAACGCATACCGAATTTCAGCAGCGCGATTTCATCGCTCTTGATTTGTGCTATGGTCGGGGGGTCGATTTCGTAGCGCTTCAGGAAAGAACTTTCAAAGATAAATTGACGAAAGGTGTCGATATTGTAGCTCGCCATGAAAAACATGCGCTTGCCCTGCTCCGTAATTTTTATGTTAGCGGGGAATGAGCGCTTGCGCACGAGAAGCTCCGTCCATTCGGCGTTGATCTCATCGTGGCGATCAACCCCCTGATCCCGGCGCCATTGGGCTATGTCCCATTCCTGATCCTCTTCAAATCCCAGGCAGTGGGGTTCGTTGACAAAGAAGAAAAACCCCTCCTCTGCGGTGGCCTCCTTGTGGCTCAGGGTGGCTACCCCTAAAGGGTAATAGCGGCAGGTGGTGGGGCGGTCGGAATAAACCAGGCAGCCATCGTCACGAACAAAGGGGCAGGACTGCTGGTCGTCATCCATCAACTTCAGCGTCACCACCGCCAAATCCGTTTTCTCCAGAATCTGGGGGGTGGTGTAAATGGCCAGAAACTGCTCCGAGCTGACGCCCAGGCGGTTTTTCAAGCGAATAATGTCGTAGGGCGTCAGAATAATGTTGATGCCCCGACAGCAATGGGTGAAGCATTTAACCTTTGGGTGGCACTTGAATTTGAACCTGCTTTTCAACCCCAGCTGAACAGGTTCGATTTTGGCCACCTTATCGGCTTTTTCCATGGAAGATTTTCCTTTCTTCAAAGAGTGGGCGCTTTTATACAAAAGCCGGGCACACTTGTCAATTATGCCCGGTTGGGTTCGAAAATCCATAAGGCGGGTTTCTAAAACGGCCGCTCCCAGAATGCCGGGTTTCTTCGAAAAAATAGAAAGCCCTTGACTTTGTCGCCTCTAAAATTTAAACATATCAGGCTCGTTCTTTTGACTAATGTTTTGAATCTGTTCGTAAAAGAAGCCCTTAAAGGCAAATTTCGGAGCGCTTTCCCTTTGCTGACATTTTCAGCGCCAAACTGGTGTGAATTTTGATGAACCGGTAAAAAGTCAAAAGCCAGACGGTTTCGAAAAAAGTTCAATTTACGGCGCGTAAATCTCAGCGGCGTGAGGCGTACTTATGTACGCCGCAGCGACTTCGAGATGCAGCGCAACGCAGAAAGTGGACTTTTTGCGGAACCGTCAATTTTTGATGAAGAAGTGAGGCCTGCTTGTCTACCCTGCAGCAATTCGAGGATGCAGCCGAAGGCAGGGGCTGGACTTTTACGGAACAGTTGAGCCGGGCGATATCGCCTGGGTGACGCCATCCCCGCGTGGGTTGATTTCAAGTCGGTCGCCTTGAACACCTGGCCATCCCCAAATTTTTGACTATGATACCGGATGCTTGCCGCCAATTCAGCTTGGGACGCCGCTTTCTTGGGCGATTGCCGCGTGGCGGGGATTTAAACCGCTGTATCGAAATTTTTTGCCAGCGCGCGGCCATTCAGACGGCCTCGTTTTCCGTCATCGGTTCGGTATCCTCTTGCACCCTCGGTGTTTTCGATCAATCCCAGCAGGTTTACGTGACCATCAAGGAAACAGAACCCTTTGAACTCGCAGCCTGCACGGGAAATGTGTCCCTGGAAGATGGCAACCCCATCGTCAGAGCCC
The genomic region above belongs to Desulfobacteraceae bacterium and contains:
- the tatA gene encoding twin-arginine translocase TatA/TatE family subunit, with protein sequence MFGIGMPELLLILAVALIVIGPKKLPDLARSLGRAMGEFKKATAELKESIQIDSELKDVKQAFDEMNAPGPKQQANTQAVETHDARPEGDTPAPSNAAGGPGEAGPQTTPKEAPKDA
- a CDS encoding cytochrome c family protein, with product MKKKQAFTIAALVGLATVFIAAGIYAGTAVPETITMQNKAYEKHTKGIVEFSHKKHVAEYKAACGDCHHDDQGKPLTGLKEGDNVETCITCHKIPGTVPGKLKKEWRETKVPKAEQEKRELEYHAEALHQNCITCHKDFNKKNNTKAAPVTCTTCHPKQG
- the dsrB gene encoding dissimilatory-type sulfite reductase subunit beta; translation: MAFISSGYNPDKPMENRITDIGPRKYDEFYPPVIANNKGKWLYHEYLQPGIMVHVAESGDEVYTVRCGGARLMSVTHIREICEIADKHCDGYLRFTTRNNIEFMVDSKDKIEPLKKDLESRKFDGGSFKFPIGGTGAGISNIVHTQGWIHCHTPATDASGTVKATMDVLFEDFQQHRMPAHVRVSMACCLNMCGAVHCSDIAILGYHRKPPILDHEYLDKMCEIPLAIAACPTAAIKPAKIELPNGTKVNSVAVNESRCMFCGNCYTMCPSMPLADTEGDGIVLMVGGKVSNRVSNPKFSKVVVAFIPNEMPRWPTMTDTIKKIVETYAAGANKYERLGEWAERIGWERFFEKCELEFTHHLIDDFRDPAYYTWRQTSNFKF
- a CDS encoding dissimilatory sulfite reductase D family protein, which gives rise to MEYAEQCEKIVEELKKKSKSKSKFYFNDLSKILDLKPREAKKVVNKMVTDGILEYWSSGSTSMYGLKGAGKQAGAEHED
- a CDS encoding tetratricopeptide repeat protein, encoding MEVEKPKNVNDYISQQRAAIAANPDCGTSHYNLAVGLLGQKQYAEAEQALFKAIECSPSLAEAYVLLGGIRLKDGDLDGCLDFNQKAVKARPGFSEGYGNIGFVQLQKGNVDKAIQALERATAFNFRFLQAFTTLASAYLMKGLVDQSIEAGLKAIKLEPNFPVAHNNLAIAYLQKGSFDLAKQHCDKAIELGYQVAPEIIKDIAEKCQ
- the dsrA gene encoding dissimilatory-type sulfite reductase subunit alpha produces the protein MAKHPTPMLDELESGPWPSFVSDLKQEAEKRAKNPDKVDFQIPVDAVDDLLGVLELSYKHGRTHWKHGGIVGVFGYGGGVIGRYCDQPALFPGVAHFHTMRVAQPAGKFYTTEYLRQICDLWDLRGSGITNMHGSTGDIIFLGTTTPQLEEVFFELTHNLNQDLGGSGSNLRTPADCIGKARCEYACYDTQDLCHHLTLEYQDELHRPAFPYKFKFKFDGCPNCCVASIARADMSFIGTWKDDIRIDQEAVQAYIGGEIPSNGGAHSGRDWGPFDIQKEVIDLCPTKCMWMEDGKLKIDNRECTRCMHCINVMPRALRIGKDTGLSILVGAKAPILDGAQMGSLLVPFIKAEDPYDEIKEVIEAIWDWWMEEGKNRERLGELIKRQGFQKLLEVTGIDPVPQHVQEPRTNPYIFWKEEEVEGGWQRDINEFRKHHLR
- a CDS encoding cobyrinate a,c-diamide synthase, which produces MASEQIEFPRIVISALRGGSGKTILSIGIIAALTHGGKTVAPFKKGPDYIDAGWLALAAGRPCYNLDTFLASKEDVRASFLKHAQSADIAVVEGNRGLFDGIDSGGATSTAELAKLLQAPVILCIDCTKSTRTMAAVVLGCQHFDPEVNIKGVVLNRVAGARHERTLRSSIESLCGVPVVGALPKLDRQSFPERHMGLVPTPEHGWARDSIAAAAQIARTHLDLKAIECLAADGCRPIPKHAFSAPPNLQESAAPGVKSTPPEDAAVPVRPRIGIIRDSAFQFYYPENLDALVSEGADLVYISPLRDTRLPALDGLYIGGGFPETHVQELSENRTFRDLLKDLAEDGLPIYAECGGLMYLGRELVMAGRAYPMAGVLPIVFGFSEKPQGHGYTIVSVEAENPFFAVGTELRGHEFHYSHVLQCDGSDRRTVFRMKKGVGVVGKRDGICHKNVLATYTHLHALGTPVWAKAMVRNARAYQRKKQRGAPPRKKGGTPR
- a CDS encoding MltA domain-containing protein, which gives rise to MKAPRHRLCLHIGVPLLLLLCLAGCERATKTPPPPTAPLPPLRLLTLEELPLFSDDSDLEALEEAIRHSLTYLRRLPPERQFSLGAEILTAEMTLRALAHFDAFLQNAPTPTELNDFVRAHYRVYRAVGTSEAEVVLFTGYYEPIIAGSRTPSVACGVPVLGRPDDLVTVDLERFATRFKGEILTGRLLGDHLVPYFERREITNPALFGTRAKPIAWVADPLDLFFLQVQGSGQIALQDGSRLRVQYNGTNGHPYRSIGRHLIETGKIPREEMSMQRIRSYLRAHPEEIEPVLNHNPSFVFFRIGEDGPLGALNVPLTPGRSIALDRRIFPPAALCFIQSQKPVTDGTGQIVDWRPFSRFVLNQDTGGAIQGPGRADLFWGSGAIAEISAGHLQHPGSLFILVLNQDRPRS
- the dapA gene encoding 4-hydroxy-tetrahydrodipicolinate synthase, whose amino-acid sequence is MKPGCYTAIVTPFLDGQVDYAGLEKLVDFQIANGVTGILAVGTTGESPSLAWDEHHRVTAHVVEKTQGKCLAIAGTGSNNTQEALAATRHAVETGADAVLLVDPYYNGPSSLEIRREYIGPIAAAFPGVDVIPYVIPGRTGAQLLPEDLGLLSQKFKNVRTVKEATGSLENMRRTRSVCGRDFTILSGDDALTYTVMTDPLILAAGVISVISNVAPAAVSEMVGLLLNGDKTQAEKRMRLLEPLFNLVTVKTTEKTPFGEVVCRARNPLALKTLMAVLGMPAGSCRQPLGKMTANGLETVLGAARKVFAADPRVFQPVADFFGVDVEARLNSLNFRMGLSYETY
- the tatC gene encoding twin-arginine translocase subunit TatC; translated protein: MREEDKIPFTAHLEELRKRLIVCFIAVGIGFVGAYGFKEKLFQVLTAPLVRVMESGDTLIFTNLPEAFFTYLKVSFLAGLLLASPVILYQFWMFVAPGLYQRERRVLLPIVFLSTLFFLGGSLFGYFIVFPWGFQFFLGFATETIRPLPSMREYLSFSAKLLLAFGVVFEMPLVLTAMARLGIVSVDFLKKNRKYAILLFFTGAAILTPPDVITQIMMALPLMLLYEVSIIGARIFAPKKKPTENEEAEAPEKD